The uncultured Cohaesibacter sp. genome window below encodes:
- a CDS encoding site-specific integrase: MTEERTTPLRQRMIEDMRIRGMGDKAQKAHIRAIKDFAAFLGHTPDDATPEELRAYQLHMTDAGITPTTFNARIVALRFFFTMTCGREEMKRYMQFRREPRKLPVVLSIEEVSDLLMAAPGPGLKYRAALSIAYGAGLRASEVCNLKVCDIDSDRMLIHVEQGKGGKDRKVMLSPGLLHLLRTYWREARPGGWLFPGKSTINPISPRQLSRAFGSAKNMAGIRKTATLHTLRHSFATHLLEANTDVRVIQVLLGHAKLSTTAQYTHVATKTIRDTVSPFEMLASLQDQTVKRSLE; encoded by the coding sequence ATGACGGAGGAGAGAACCACACCCTTACGCCAACGAATGATCGAAGATATGCGCATACGCGGAATGGGCGACAAAGCGCAAAAGGCCCATATCAGGGCGATCAAGGATTTTGCAGCCTTTCTTGGTCATACCCCGGACGACGCCACACCGGAAGAATTACGCGCCTATCAACTTCACATGACAGATGCCGGCATAACACCGACAACCTTCAATGCCCGTATCGTGGCGCTCCGCTTCTTTTTCACCATGACCTGTGGTCGCGAGGAGATGAAGCGGTATATGCAGTTCCGCAGAGAGCCGCGCAAGCTGCCAGTAGTTCTGAGCATTGAAGAAGTTTCAGATCTGCTGATGGCCGCACCAGGACCAGGTCTGAAGTACCGTGCCGCGCTCAGCATCGCCTATGGGGCCGGGCTGCGGGCATCCGAGGTTTGCAATCTCAAGGTTTGTGACATCGACAGTGACAGGATGCTGATCCATGTCGAACAGGGTAAAGGAGGCAAGGACCGCAAGGTCATGCTATCTCCGGGCTTGCTGCATCTATTGCGAACCTATTGGCGCGAGGCTCGCCCGGGAGGTTGGCTGTTTCCGGGCAAGTCGACGATCAACCCGATTTCACCACGACAATTGAGCCGTGCCTTTGGGTCGGCAAAGAATATGGCCGGGATCAGGAAGACCGCGACCCTGCATACATTGCGACACAGCTTTGCCACTCATCTGCTCGAAGCCAACACGGATGTGCGGGTGATACAGGTCTTGCTCGGCCATGCCAAGCTGTCCACGACGGCGCAATATACCCATGTTGCCACCAAGACAATCCGAGACACCGTCAGCCCCTTTGAGATGCTGGCCAGCTTGCAGGATCAAACCGTGAAGCGAAGCCTAGAATAA
- a CDS encoding IS91 family transposase, with amino-acid sequence MSRSKLEIADIFRQYGPAWRQANKGHISLDQLKVMSAIEACRTEALGGHVAACAKCGHHHIAYNSCKNRHCPKCQGPAARDWMTARAEDLLPVEYFHLVFTLPAGIAQIAYWNKRALYGLLFRSSAETVMTIAADPKRMGAKVGMTSVLHTWGSALTHHPHIHMIVPGGGLSPDGTRWVGSKPGFFLHVRVLSRLFRRLFLEGMLALHQSDKLAFFGDLAGLSEPEAFAAWLAPLRRTEWVVYAKPPFGGPEAVLAYLSRYTHRVAISNNRLISADASTVTFRWKDYRIKSGDQQKIMQLATPEFIRRFLLHVLPAGFHRIRHYGVLASANRKANIARIRTILGVEQPQEDNKEEPAAEVIPLTLREPCPGCGGPMRIIEIFRRGQKPLSRAPPREKAA; translated from the coding sequence GTGTCTCGCTCCAAGCTGGAGATAGCCGATATCTTTCGACAATATGGCCCAGCCTGGCGACAAGCCAACAAGGGACATATAAGCCTTGACCAACTCAAGGTGATGTCAGCAATAGAGGCCTGCCGAACCGAGGCGCTTGGCGGGCATGTGGCAGCTTGTGCCAAGTGTGGCCACCATCACATCGCCTATAATTCTTGCAAGAACCGCCATTGCCCGAAGTGTCAGGGTCCCGCCGCTCGTGACTGGATGACAGCAAGAGCCGAAGACCTGTTGCCAGTCGAGTATTTCCACCTCGTCTTCACCCTCCCAGCGGGGATTGCCCAGATTGCCTACTGGAACAAGCGAGCACTCTATGGGCTGTTGTTCAGGAGCTCTGCGGAAACGGTCATGACCATCGCCGCGGATCCCAAGCGTATGGGTGCCAAGGTTGGAATGACCTCTGTGCTGCATACATGGGGTTCGGCACTGACGCATCATCCTCACATCCATATGATCGTGCCCGGCGGAGGCCTGTCACCAGATGGCACAAGGTGGGTGGGATCCAAGCCCGGCTTCTTCCTGCATGTGCGGGTGCTATCCCGGCTGTTCCGACGGCTGTTTCTGGAAGGAATGCTGGCTTTGCATCAGTCTGACAAGCTCGCCTTCTTCGGGGATTTGGCAGGACTATCTGAGCCAGAGGCGTTTGCCGCCTGGTTGGCACCACTCCGCAGAACCGAATGGGTGGTCTATGCCAAGCCTCCCTTTGGCGGCCCGGAAGCTGTGTTGGCCTATCTCAGCCGATACACCCATCGGGTGGCAATCTCCAATAACCGGCTGATCAGTGCGGATGCCAGTACCGTGACTTTCCGCTGGAAGGATTACCGTATCAAATCGGGAGATCAACAAAAGATCATGCAATTGGCGACGCCCGAGTTCATCCGTCGCTTCCTGCTCCATGTCCTGCCTGCAGGCTTTCATAGGATCCGGCATTACGGGGTCCTGGCCAGCGCCAACCGCAAGGCCAACATTGCGAGGATCCGCACAATTCTGGGAGTTGAGCAACCGCAGGAAGATAACAAAGAGGAACCGGCTGCAGAGGTCATTCCGCTAACCCTGCGGGAACCCTGTCCTGGTTGCGGTGGCCCCATGCGGATCATCGAGATCTTCCGGCGAGGTCAGAAGCCACTATCCCGGGCGCCACCAAGGGAAAAGGCCGCATGA
- a CDS encoding helix-turn-helix transcriptional regulator, with protein sequence MSIKNPCASLDRLASLIQGISVEAVYAGPEEAADLSISDDVSHVVVGPSDRSVVSITLSPSASHGPFSALVGESLTLKGEAQALAQLLVSETQDPRCGTRALRDAYVKAMIIHLLRDEIAAGHIKSGPLAGLSDPRLARAIVAMHDNPGRNWQAADLADLAGMSRAAFMRSFRTIVGETPISYLRHWRLDRAREALQRGERVGQVARAYGYGSPDAFSRAFHAAEGVLPSEV encoded by the coding sequence ATGAGTATCAAAAATCCCTGTGCCTCGCTTGATAGACTTGCCAGCCTCATTCAAGGAATATCCGTTGAAGCGGTTTATGCCGGGCCTGAAGAGGCGGCAGATCTCTCGATTTCCGATGACGTTAGCCATGTTGTGGTTGGCCCATCAGACCGTTCTGTTGTGTCCATCACCCTGTCGCCATCTGCGAGCCACGGCCCCTTCTCTGCCCTCGTCGGTGAAAGCCTGACACTCAAGGGTGAAGCGCAAGCCCTCGCCCAGCTTCTGGTATCGGAAACACAGGATCCACGATGTGGAACGCGAGCGCTGCGCGATGCCTATGTCAAAGCGATGATCATTCATCTCCTCAGGGACGAAATCGCTGCAGGACATATCAAATCAGGCCCGCTGGCCGGCCTTTCCGATCCGCGTCTAGCCCGAGCCATCGTCGCGATGCATGACAATCCGGGGCGCAACTGGCAGGCAGCTGATCTTGCCGATCTTGCAGGCATGTCTCGCGCCGCCTTCATGCGCAGCTTTCGGACCATAGTTGGTGAAACTCCGATCAGCTATCTTCGTCATTGGAGGCTCGACCGAGCTAGAGAAGCGCTTCAGCGCGGCGAGCGTGTCGGACAGGTCGCCCGAGCCTATGGCTATGGTTCACCCGACGCCTTTTCGCGAGCCTTTCACGCGGCAGAAGGTGTTCTGCCGTCCGAGGTTTGA
- a CDS encoding peroxiredoxin-like family protein, translating to MLMPRQKTPDLSLPIVGGGQFVLSEEKADLGTIICFYRGLHCPLCATYLKELERLTPDFAERGITTVAVSSDPEDRAADMAKRISASSLRIAYDFPLKEAKDWGLYISTSRGKSSIGIEEPALFSEPGLFLITPQQTLYYMSVQTMPFVRPHFSELLAATDSAIKKNYPARGEYTGEL from the coding sequence ATGTTGATGCCACGCCAGAAGACACCAGACCTGTCCCTGCCAATCGTTGGAGGAGGGCAGTTTGTCCTCTCTGAAGAAAAGGCGGATCTCGGAACCATCATCTGCTTTTATCGCGGATTGCATTGCCCCCTTTGCGCTACCTATCTCAAGGAGTTGGAACGGTTGACGCCGGATTTTGCTGAACGAGGCATCACGACGGTCGCAGTTTCCTCTGACCCGGAAGACCGGGCTGCCGATATGGCCAAACGCATCAGTGCATCTTCGCTACGCATAGCCTACGATTTTCCTTTGAAGGAAGCCAAGGACTGGGGGCTCTATATCTCCACGTCGCGGGGCAAGTCATCCATAGGCATAGAAGAACCAGCTCTCTTCTCGGAGCCGGGATTGTTCCTGATCACTCCGCAGCAGACGCTCTACTACATGTCCGTGCAGACCATGCCGTTCGTCCGTCCGCATTTCTCGGAGCTTTTGGCCGCGACGGATTCCGCCATTAAAAAGAACTATCCAGCGCGCGGGGAATATACCGGCGAACTGTAG
- a CDS encoding GGDEF domain-containing protein translates to MSSTGRKTNWKTLFVAAAVTLLSLSLSLLVTYIVTHFFNGHMSRIDLIIATIVPTVVAGPVTWFVESYRQKAKEALARLQVLKDELEYQANHDTLTGILNRRSFIAGVADKTDGVLISIDVDHFKRINDTYGHAAGDLALVQITQAISNAVRESDLFARLGGEEFAVFANDASYENAKDLAERIRLAVNAVDFSPEEGVHHELSVSIGSAFGSESKDFDAMVAIADQRLYYAKENGRNRAIFPNAVDLKQVA, encoded by the coding sequence ATGTCGAGCACGGGAAGAAAAACAAACTGGAAGACCCTTTTCGTTGCTGCGGCTGTTACCTTGCTTTCTTTGTCACTGTCCCTTCTGGTGACCTATATTGTTACCCACTTTTTCAACGGCCATATGAGCCGCATTGATCTGATCATCGCCACCATTGTTCCCACAGTCGTCGCCGGTCCGGTTACCTGGTTCGTCGAGAGCTATAGGCAAAAAGCCAAGGAAGCTCTTGCTCGCTTGCAGGTGCTCAAGGATGAGCTGGAGTATCAGGCCAATCACGATACGCTGACAGGCATCCTCAACCGACGCAGCTTCATTGCCGGAGTTGCGGACAAGACGGATGGGGTTCTGATTTCCATTGACGTTGATCACTTCAAGCGGATCAACGATACCTATGGTCATGCCGCGGGCGATTTGGCTTTGGTGCAAATCACGCAAGCTATCTCGAATGCGGTGCGCGAAAGTGATCTGTTCGCGCGCTTGGGCGGAGAGGAATTCGCTGTCTTTGCCAATGACGCTTCCTATGAGAATGCGAAGGATCTGGCAGAGCGCATTCGCCTTGCGGTCAATGCCGTCGACTTCTCGCCAGAAGAGGGTGTGCACCATGAACTGAGTGTCAGCATTGGCTCGGCCTTCGGTTCAGAGAGCAAAGACTTCGATGCGATGGTGGCAATTGCTGACCAACGCCTCTATTACGCCAAGGAAAATGGCAGAAACCGAGCCATCTTCCCGAACGCCGTCGACCTGAAACAGGTGGCGTAG
- a CDS encoding DUF6499 domain-containing protein yields MQDLDWRSPGAYQYTTRLDAAGFAWEYLRRNDAYRRDWQLHTEAPVSKDSQNAFPEHWGLLFPARPGHFIGQTTSVLVSAHAAAIRGACACAS; encoded by the coding sequence ATGCAGGATCTGGATTGGCGGAGTCCGGGGGCTTATCAATACACCACTCGTCTCGATGCTGCCGGTTTCGCATGGGAATATCTTCGTCGCAATGACGCATATCGGCGCGATTGGCAGTTGCACACCGAAGCTCCCGTTTCGAAAGACAGTCAGAACGCCTTTCCTGAACATTGGGGGTTATTGTTTCCCGCAAGACCCGGACATTTCATCGGACAAACAACTTCTGTTTTGGTCTCCGCGCATGCTGCCGCAATCCGTGGCGCTTGTGCCTGTGCAAGTTGA
- a CDS encoding DUF2285 domain-containing protein yields the protein MKLVGDTCHGIWRVAGTEHHFSVSCREASKARLYAFYLPLDRYLELRIHAARRFWRSLNNRPSGPDYRLMPDQMRQWHTLSLRSLDGRRKGASYRKLAEQLLAFRGRKEDFEVDPRKNRARRLVAHGKRMMLGDYRQLLHYPIKPAPNSKGE from the coding sequence ATGAAGCTGGTCGGGGACACCTGTCATGGCATTTGGCGTGTCGCTGGCACGGAACATCATTTCTCCGTTTCTTGCAGGGAAGCAAGCAAAGCTCGCCTTTACGCATTCTATCTGCCACTCGACAGATACCTAGAGCTTCGCATCCATGCAGCGAGGCGCTTTTGGCGCTCTCTCAATAACCGCCCATCGGGTCCAGATTATCGGCTCATGCCCGATCAAATGAGACAATGGCACACGCTCTCTTTGCGATCACTTGATGGACGACGAAAAGGGGCCAGCTATAGAAAGCTGGCTGAACAGCTACTGGCATTCCGGGGGCGCAAGGAGGACTTTGAAGTCGACCCGCGCAAGAACAGGGCGCGCCGACTGGTGGCTCACGGCAAGAGAATGATGCTTGGAGATTACCGGCAGCTTCTTCACTATCCGATCAAACCGGCTCCAAACAGCAAAGGCGAATAG
- a CDS encoding DUF2285 domain-containing protein, whose product MHTPIDPDVADEAPRDDRVTPYDEQHFVTYLRLLDAEKAGANWQEVARIVLHRDAADENERSYRCWKSHLDRAQWLSKTGYKTILTQAAGTHRNR is encoded by the coding sequence ATGCATACACCAATCGATCCCGATGTTGCTGACGAAGCTCCAAGAGATGATCGTGTCACTCCCTATGACGAGCAGCATTTCGTGACCTATCTGCGTCTGCTTGATGCTGAGAAAGCAGGAGCCAATTGGCAAGAGGTCGCCAGAATAGTCCTTCACCGCGATGCTGCTGATGAAAACGAGCGAAGCTATCGCTGCTGGAAAAGCCATTTGGATCGAGCCCAATGGCTCTCGAAGACCGGATACAAGACCATCCTGACACAGGCAGCCGGAACACACCGGAACCGGTGA
- a CDS encoding helix-turn-helix domain-containing protein — MVKLDPDMPSRLLRTQEAAHFLGLSLRTLEKHRTYGTGPTYRKIGGRVVYSVEDLQAWTEQGARRSTSEQTSRKVFPARPLTAEERGKL, encoded by the coding sequence ATGGTCAAGCTTGATCCCGATATGCCCTCACGCCTGCTGCGAACGCAGGAAGCCGCTCACTTTTTAGGGCTCTCTCTCAGAACCCTCGAAAAGCATCGCACCTACGGCACCGGACCGACCTACCGAAAGATTGGCGGCCGCGTGGTCTACTCGGTTGAAGATCTGCAAGCCTGGACGGAGCAGGGCGCTCGCAGATCCACCAGTGAACAGACTTCGAGAAAGGTTTTTCCCGCTCGTCCACTGACTGCTGAAGAGCGGGGGAAGCTTTGA
- a CDS encoding replication initiator protein A, whose translation MTAQRTDHSDQHGERGQLSPFVISSSSPYLRDQRDLMERPFFSLAKSPRLKPICYKQADIEIQVFGMPDHGMATIWDADILIWAASQIVAAENAGEHSSRLLHFKPYQLLRGIGRQTGNRQYCLLRASLARLQSTVIATTIRNGTRWRCRQFSWINEWEERTTINGRVEGMEFVLPEWFYNGVMDRSLVLSIDPAYFRLKGGIERWLYRIARKHVGHQQNGWHFDIAHLHRKSGSLARVSDFALAIRRIARQQPLPGYRLGLGALNGRERLWILPVISRTGTVDKAVDASVDLIGTSHAETIGTSDATLSAHHTHEQAASACFNDGNTDRNLSNSESNSFSSASEASGYLKKSAASMPPAGARRTLP comes from the coding sequence ATGACTGCGCAAAGAACGGATCATTCCGATCAACATGGAGAACGTGGCCAGCTCTCCCCTTTTGTCATCTCGTCCAGCAGCCCCTACTTGCGCGATCAGCGGGATCTCATGGAGCGGCCCTTCTTTTCTCTGGCAAAGAGCCCACGTCTGAAGCCGATCTGCTACAAGCAGGCCGACATCGAGATCCAGGTCTTCGGAATGCCGGACCACGGCATGGCGACAATATGGGATGCAGACATCCTGATCTGGGCCGCCAGTCAGATTGTCGCCGCTGAAAATGCCGGGGAGCACAGCTCGCGGCTGCTGCATTTCAAACCCTATCAATTGTTGCGTGGCATTGGACGTCAAACGGGGAACCGGCAATATTGTCTATTGAGGGCTTCTTTGGCGCGGCTGCAGTCAACTGTCATTGCCACCACCATCCGCAATGGGACCCGTTGGCGCTGTCGCCAATTCTCATGGATCAATGAGTGGGAAGAGCGGACCACTATCAATGGTCGCGTTGAGGGCATGGAATTTGTCCTGCCGGAATGGTTCTACAATGGGGTCATGGACCGCTCTTTGGTGCTCTCGATCGATCCTGCCTATTTCCGGCTGAAGGGAGGGATAGAGCGCTGGCTCTATCGCATCGCTCGCAAGCATGTGGGGCATCAGCAAAACGGCTGGCACTTTGATATTGCCCATCTGCACCGAAAGTCTGGAAGCCTTGCACGTGTTTCCGATTTTGCTCTGGCCATTCGCAGGATCGCAAGACAGCAACCATTACCTGGCTATCGGCTCGGGCTCGGTGCGCTCAACGGTCGGGAGAGGCTCTGGATCCTTCCCGTCATTTCGCGCACAGGCACTGTAGACAAGGCTGTGGATGCTTCAGTAGACCTTATCGGCACATCACACGCAGAGACTATCGGCACATCAGACGCAACCCTATCGGCACATCACACGCACGAACAGGCTGCAAGCGCTTGTTTCAATGATGGAAACACCGACCGTAACTTATCTAACAGTGAATCTAACAGCTTTTCTTCTGCTTCAGAGGCGAGTGGATATCTGAAAAAGAGTGCCGCTTCTATGCCGCCGGCAGGTGCGCGGAGGACATTGCCATGA
- a CDS encoding DUF2840 domain-containing protein, with protein MTEAMSKDASFLTLVDLTFEKNRIEHWIRFGHKSYEKILDPHRSIVGFKPGAVFAFVRWASNGYGTQVSRIDIIKAVGKGDACQSVPCIRPGGIILLQLDGWAKVQRALIAIDRVEAIGINPADTSPDHWRQVHNRLKAGEYPDGYSIERHAAWLARQRIAP; from the coding sequence ATGACAGAGGCGATGTCAAAGGATGCGTCATTTCTCACGCTGGTTGATCTGACGTTCGAGAAGAACAGGATCGAGCATTGGATCCGCTTTGGGCACAAGAGCTATGAAAAGATCCTAGACCCACACCGCAGCATCGTTGGTTTCAAACCGGGCGCCGTCTTTGCTTTTGTCCGCTGGGCCTCAAACGGCTATGGCACGCAAGTTTCTCGCATCGACATCATCAAGGCCGTAGGCAAAGGAGATGCCTGTCAGAGCGTGCCCTGCATCCGTCCTGGCGGCATCATTCTTCTGCAGCTGGACGGATGGGCGAAGGTGCAGCGTGCCTTGATCGCGATCGACAGGGTGGAAGCAATCGGCATTAATCCGGCTGATACATCGCCGGATCACTGGCGGCAGGTCCATAACCGACTGAAAGCGGGGGAGTATCCTGATGGCTACTCAATCGAGCGTCATGCGGCTTGGCTCGCACGGCAAAGGATTGCACCATGA
- a CDS encoding S26 family signal peptidase, whose protein sequence is MMRFAYVVIAFAAASIVGSSFFFPPPLKLVWNVSASAPVGLYLLREPVGLEVADLVAVRLPERWQTFVVERGYIGNGAPLLKRIVGLPGQMVCRINGFITVDEVTMGHAREADHVSRLLPTWHGCQTIDQDEIFLMNWQVDDSLDGRYFGPVHANFIIGLARPLWTDETGDGHFEWRAPTQ, encoded by the coding sequence ATGATGCGCTTTGCTTATGTAGTCATTGCCTTTGCCGCAGCCTCGATTGTCGGCTCATCATTCTTCTTCCCACCACCGCTGAAACTAGTCTGGAATGTCTCGGCCAGCGCACCTGTTGGGCTCTATCTCCTCAGGGAACCTGTCGGGCTCGAGGTCGCCGATCTCGTTGCCGTTAGGCTGCCAGAGAGGTGGCAGACCTTTGTCGTTGAACGCGGCTATATCGGCAATGGCGCGCCTCTGTTGAAACGCATTGTGGGGCTGCCGGGTCAAATGGTTTGCCGTATCAACGGCTTCATAACTGTCGATGAAGTGACAATGGGCCATGCCCGTGAAGCCGATCATGTGAGCCGACTCCTTCCGACATGGCATGGATGCCAGACGATCGATCAGGATGAAATCTTTCTGATGAATTGGCAGGTCGATGACAGTCTTGATGGTCGCTATTTCGGTCCCGTGCATGCAAACTTCATCATCGGTCTTGCGCGACCGCTTTGGACCGACGAAACGGGCGACGGCCATTTCGAGTGGCGGGCTCCAACACAATGA
- a CDS encoding lytic transglycosylase domain-containing protein has protein sequence MFLAASFSPLASACAGEVIAASYAVHIAEAARHFSFPEDWIKAILQQESGGKEDVVSPKGAMGLMQLMPDTWADMKLRFDLGDDPFDPRDNVFAGTAYLSFLWDRYGTIEAMLVAYNAGPKRYEDALQNRRSLPAETQSYVADLAPTLRDTITSSQ, from the coding sequence ATGTTTCTTGCGGCGAGTTTCTCACCTCTGGCATCAGCTTGTGCTGGGGAGGTGATTGCCGCTTCTTATGCTGTTCATATTGCTGAGGCTGCGCGACACTTCTCCTTTCCGGAAGATTGGATCAAGGCAATCCTTCAGCAAGAAAGTGGAGGCAAGGAAGATGTTGTCTCCCCCAAAGGCGCCATGGGACTGATGCAGCTCATGCCTGACACCTGGGCCGACATGAAGCTCCGCTTTGACCTTGGCGACGATCCCTTTGATCCGCGCGACAATGTCTTTGCTGGCACGGCTTATCTCAGTTTCCTTTGGGATCGCTATGGCACCATCGAAGCCATGCTGGTCGCGTACAATGCGGGACCAAAGCGTTACGAGGATGCACTTCAAAATAGGCGAAGTCTGCCTGCCGAGACGCAGTCCTATGTCGCAGATCTTGCACCCACGCTTCGAGACACGATCACATCCAGCCAATAG
- a CDS encoding DUF3363 domain-containing protein: protein MAIDDERSFRPKAGSVRSDIPRLGKAKSFLTAAKKIARQNGNRPSKSALLSGAAKIRGSPRGRQIGSGVKRGRGATFTRSRSLSGGWRYSQSGMRRVIVKARYVREAGRNGRGVAHLRYIQRDGTARDGERGQLYSAEEDQCDGGTFLERGREDRHQFRLIVSPEDGAELSDLTGYTRDLMGRIEEDLGTSLDWVAVNHHNTGHPHVHVIIRGADELGENLVINGDYLAHGIRERASELATLELGPVSELKQRHRIAREIDQDRFTRIDRALIDNTTNNLVDLRHGDDEATNKIDRSHRLRRLAKLARMGLAKELDPSVWELTPDLEATLREIGERGDIIRTMQKALKAEGLVRDPLALEIHDASTPKRIVGRILDKYLNDELGDRICLVIDAIDGHTHHVSGISPERIEDARIGSVIEIGPAEAGLQRSDRTIAALADNGIFRPSIHLEQLGNGSNHETYIASHVRRLEVLRRAGIVERIDADHWRIPSDFEESVSAFNTNRNRQTTIRILSNFDLETQIGSDGATWLDRHLLATDAGDLSPSGFGNEVRDAMVARREHLIEQGDATRQRNGRILYRRNLLTVLQDREVGRVGAELSASRGLPFRHTRDGETVKGTFKATRQLASGKFALIEKAHEFTLVPWRPVMDRQLDREVYGQMRGGSVSWQFGRQKGLGI from the coding sequence ATGGCAATTGACGATGAAAGGAGCTTTAGGCCAAAAGCGGGTTCTGTACGCTCCGATATTCCAAGGCTTGGCAAGGCGAAGAGCTTTCTTACAGCGGCGAAGAAGATCGCTCGCCAAAATGGCAACCGCCCATCAAAGTCGGCCTTGCTTTCGGGGGCTGCGAAAATCAGAGGTAGTCCGAGAGGTCGACAGATTGGCTCTGGCGTCAAGCGGGGCAGAGGAGCCACTTTTACCAGGTCGCGCTCGCTATCCGGTGGTTGGCGATACAGTCAATCCGGAATGCGCCGCGTCATCGTCAAGGCGCGCTATGTGCGAGAGGCCGGTCGGAATGGGCGAGGGGTCGCGCATCTGCGCTATATTCAGCGTGATGGCACGGCGCGCGATGGCGAACGTGGTCAGCTATATTCCGCAGAAGAGGATCAGTGTGACGGCGGAACATTTCTGGAACGAGGTCGCGAGGACCGCCATCAGTTTCGCTTGATTGTATCTCCAGAGGATGGAGCTGAACTCTCTGACTTGACCGGTTACACCCGTGACCTCATGGGCCGCATCGAGGAAGATCTCGGAACAAGTTTGGACTGGGTGGCGGTCAACCATCACAATACCGGCCATCCCCATGTGCATGTTATCATTCGAGGGGCGGATGAACTGGGCGAGAATCTGGTGATCAATGGTGACTATCTCGCTCATGGCATACGCGAACGGGCAAGCGAGCTGGCGACGCTGGAATTGGGGCCCGTCTCAGAGCTTAAACAACGCCACAGGATCGCTCGTGAGATCGATCAAGACCGCTTCACCCGGATTGATCGAGCATTGATTGATAATACGACCAACAATCTTGTCGATCTGCGGCATGGCGATGATGAGGCGACAAACAAGATTGATCGGAGCCATCGGCTACGCCGCCTCGCAAAACTCGCAAGGATGGGCCTGGCCAAAGAGCTGGACCCTTCCGTCTGGGAGTTAACGCCAGACCTCGAGGCAACATTGCGGGAGATTGGGGAAAGAGGGGATATCATCCGCACGATGCAAAAGGCGCTGAAGGCTGAGGGCCTGGTCAGGGACCCTTTGGCTCTCGAAATCCATGACGCCTCCACCCCAAAGCGGATCGTTGGGCGCATCCTCGACAAATATCTGAATGATGAACTTGGCGACAGGATCTGCCTTGTTATCGATGCCATTGATGGCCACACGCATCATGTCTCTGGGATCAGTCCCGAGAGGATCGAAGATGCGCGGATTGGCAGTGTCATTGAGATAGGGCCCGCAGAAGCAGGTCTTCAAAGGTCGGACAGAACAATCGCGGCGCTCGCTGACAATGGCATCTTCCGACCCAGCATTCACTTGGAGCAATTGGGCAATGGCAGCAATCATGAAACCTATATTGCTTCGCACGTCCGCAGATTGGAAGTCTTGCGGCGCGCTGGAATTGTTGAGCGCATCGACGCCGATCACTGGCGTATCCCTTCCGACTTTGAGGAAAGCGTCTCAGCCTTCAACACAAACCGAAACCGCCAGACCACGATCCGTATCCTCTCGAATTTTGATCTCGAAACGCAGATCGGATCTGATGGGGCAACCTGGCTTGATAGACACTTGCTGGCGACGGACGCAGGAGACCTATCCCCGTCGGGGTTTGGCAATGAAGTGCGTGACGCCATGGTGGCCCGCCGGGAACATTTGATCGAGCAGGGGGATGCCACGCGTCAGCGCAATGGGCGCATTCTTTACCGGCGCAATCTCCTGACCGTCCTGCAAGACAGAGAAGTGGGCCGTGTCGGTGCCGAGCTGTCTGCAAGCCGCGGATTACCATTCAGGCATACCCGCGATGGAGAGACTGTCAAAGGAACCTTCAAGGCTACCCGACAGCTCGCAAGTGGGAAATTCGCCCTGATTGAGAAGGCCCATGAATTCACGCTTGTTCCCTGGCGCCCCGTTATGGATCGGCAATTGGATCGGGAGGTGTATGGCCAGATGCGTGGGGGATCTGTTTCCTGGCAGTTCGGTCGGCAAAAGGGGCTGGGTATTTGA